Within Bifidobacterium dentium JCM 1195 = DSM 20436, the genomic segment GCGTTGATACGCTGGATCCACAGCTTGCGGAAGTCGCCCTTGCGAGCCTTGCGGTCGCGGAAGTTGTAGGTAAAGGAGTGAAGCAGCTGCTCCTTGGCCTTGCGATACAGGCGGGAGCGCTGTCCGCGGTAACCGGAAGCCCTCTCGAGAACGACGCGACGCTTCTTGTGGGCGTTCACTGCGCGCTTGACACGTGCCATATTTGATTCCTCAGCTTTCTATTAAGTCTTGTCTTGTCAGCTCTCGCTATGCTCAGCGACCGAGCAGCTTCTTCATGCCCTTGTTCTGGGAAGAGGCCAGAACACCGTCGGCCTTCAGTTCACGGCGCTTACGAGCGGACTTATGCTCGAGGTTGTGGCGCATGGCGGAGCCGGCGTGCATCAGCTTGCCGGAACCGGTCACGCGGATGCGCTTGGAAGCGGCGGAATTAGTTTTCATCTTCGGCATTGCTGCCCTCCTTGTTTGTTACTTCGTTTCGGAAGTCTTCGGTTTGTCGGATGCCACCGCGGCCTTGGCTTCGGCTGCCGCCTGAGCCTGGGCTTCCTGCTTGGCCGCCAGACGGGCCGCCTGACGAGCCTGGCGTTCGGCACGAGACTGATCGCCACGACGACGCTGCTCGGACTGGGTGTGCACCTTTTTGCCCTTCGGCGCAAGCGTCATGATGATGTTGCGGCCTTCCTGCTTCGGAGCGAATTCGACGGTGCCGTACTCCTCCACTTCCTGGGCGAGACGCTGCAGCAGCTCGACGCCGCCAATCGGTCGGGACTGTTCACGACCGCGCAGCATGATGGTGACCTTGACCTTGTCTCCGCCATTCAGGAAGCGCACGACATGGCCCTTCTTGACTTCGAAGTCGTGATCGTCGATCTTCAGGCGGAAGCGGATCTCCTTGATTTCCGCGGTGCTCTGATTACGACGTGCCTCACGTGCCTTGATCTTCTCGTTGTACTTGAACTTGCCGTAGTCGATAAGTTTGGCGACGGGAGGCTTCGCGTTGGGCGCCACCTCGACGAGATCGAGGTTCGCTTCCTTTGCCAGGTTCAGTGCGACGGAAGTCGCGATGACTCCCACCTGCTCGCCATTCGGGCCGATCAGACGCACCTGGGAGACGCGAATCTCGTCGTTAATGCGTGGTTCGTCGCTGATGATGACTCCAATCCTCATGTTCCGTTCGGCGGAGCATCCTCGACTGGCGGTCTTTCCAAGCTTCGTGACTCAAGGCAAGCCATACCCGCACGGATAACCACACGACCATACGTCAATACACAATCCGCATGCATCGCCGGCAACCGGCGAAAAGGCTGATGCCTGAACCCGAGGCCCTGAAAGGCTTCCAGGTGGGGATGTCCCGCTTTCTTGATTTCTCAAGCCTTGTAGATAATACCACACCCCGGGACCGGCGCGTGTCGCATATGGCGCTCAGTCGATGGCGATGACTTCCGGCTTGGTGCCGTCATGCACGAAGTACACGTCGTACCAGGTCAGGAAGGAGTATACCGTCCAGATCTTGCGACGATCGTCCGTCTTGCCGGCGTAATTGTCGTCGATCATCTTCAGCAGGGCGGCCTGATCGAAGAACAGGCCGACATAGTCGCGTTCGAACACGGAACGTACGTACTTGTAGAACTTTTCTTCGCGCAACCATTTTTTGATTGGCACCGGGAAGCCGAGCTTCTCGCGGTCATACCATTCCTTGGGCAGGTGACGTCCCGCGGCCTGACGGAACGCGAACTTCGTGTTCTCGTCATTGATCAGGTACTTGGTGGGCACCTGTTCGGCCACGCTCATCAGCTCCTTGTCGAGCAGCGGCACGCGCAACTCGAGCGAATGGGCCATGGTCATCTTGTCGGCCTTGAGCAGGATGTCGCCGGGCATCCACTGATGCATGTCGAGGTACTGCTTCTTCTTGAGCTCGCTCAACCCCTTGCCCTTCACGCGGGCATAGGTCTTGTCCACGATGCTTTGCACGCTCGGAGCCTTACGGTATTCGGGCTTGAGCAGCCGTTCGGACTGCGCCTCCTCGAAGACACGCGCCTGGCCGATGAAGCTTTCCTCGGCCGGGGCGAGGTTCGCATACAGATGCCACGCACCCGGGAAGGT encodes:
- the rplT gene encoding 50S ribosomal protein L20, with the translated sequence MARVKRAVNAHKKRRVVLERASGYRGQRSRLYRKAKEQLLHSFTYNFRDRKARKGDFRKLWIQRINAAVRAEGITYNRFIQGLHLAGIELDRRALAELAVSDPETFKAIVEQAKAALPADVNAPKEA
- the rpmI gene encoding 50S ribosomal protein L35; this encodes MPKMKTNSAASKRIRVTGSGKLMHAGSAMRHNLEHKSARKRRELKADGVLASSQNKGMKKLLGR
- the infC gene encoding translation initiation factor IF-3, which produces MRIGVIISDEPRINDEIRVSQVRLIGPNGEQVGVIATSVALNLAKEANLDLVEVAPNAKPPVAKLIDYGKFKYNEKIKAREARRNQSTAEIKEIRFRLKIDDHDFEVKKGHVVRFLNGGDKVKVTIMLRGREQSRPIGGVELLQRLAQEVEEYGTVEFAPKQEGRNIIMTLAPKGKKVHTQSEQRRRGDQSRAERQARQAARLAAKQEAQAQAAAEAKAAVASDKPKTSETK